The following coding sequences lie in one Mustelus asterias chromosome 8, sMusAst1.hap1.1, whole genome shotgun sequence genomic window:
- the LOC144497437 gene encoding uncharacterized protein LOC144497437 isoform X2 → MRSLRQMGIGYVTRIGDVTHTNWVCPFFIAFGACMILATVTCCLFHLRKTRNRKKEITEWVNAMKFGGKVYHPLLHWIKNNSDLSIKTRMYCSASEECKKRKIWKTRTILPVRYKKIMEEPSVLNREAGDCNSMHVGNKPFPKPPVYVATGEASSLYGQVNHNEQAKCKSSLNTKKSQQQVFPNSLFLDEKRVVERDKRQSVNACPDVNSPFSSSEHKECSDSISTRLSDLKVEKHEASTIRQERCKAPVLSEPNSDTQKANVYSVPDTVSL, encoded by the exons ATGAGGAGTTTACGTCAGATGGGTATCGGCTACGTCACAAGGATCGGTGACGTCACCCATACAA acTGGGTTTGTCCCTTTTTCATCGCCTTTGGAGCTTGTATGATATTGGCAACTGTTACCTGTTGCCTGTTTCACTTGCGGAAGACCAGAAACCGGAAAAAGGAGATAACAGAATGGGTGAATGCCATGAAATTTGGGGGGAAAGTGTATCATCCATTATTGCACTGGATTAAGAACAACAGTGATCTATCTATTAAAACTAGAATGTATTGCTCAGCCAGTGAGGAATGCAAGAAAAGAAAGATTTGGAAAACCCGCACCATATTACCAGTGAGATACAAGAAGATAATGGAGGAACCAAGTGTGCTTAATCGTGAAGCAGGTGACTGTAATAGCATGCACGTTGGAAACAAGCCTTTTCCCAAACCACCTGTGTATGTCGCCACTGGTGAAGCCAGTTCCCTATATGGTCAGGTTAATCATAATGAACAAGCCAAGTGTAAGTCTTCCTTAAATACTAAGAAATCCCAGCAGCAAGTCTTTCCAAACTCTCTTTTTCTGGATGAAAAACGTGTGGTGGAACGTGACAAACGGCAATCTGTCAATGCCTGTCCAGATGTAAATAGTCCGTTTAGTTCTTCAGAACACAAGGAGTGTTCAGACTCTATTTCAACTAGATTATCTGATTTAAAAGTGGAAAAGCATGAAGCTTCAACCATCAGACAGGAGCGCTGTAAGGCACCTGTGTTGTCCGAACCAAACTCAGATACCCAGAAAGCCAATGTCTattctgtccctgacactgtCTCTTTGTGA
- the LOC144497437 gene encoding uncharacterized protein LOC144497437 isoform X1 — translation MRSLRQMGIGYVTRIGDVTHTSAFQVEDDQTQDSDSVQTTHSCSWKYTPGWMIIPNNWVCPFFIAFGACMILATVTCCLFHLRKTRNRKKEITEWVNAMKFGGKVYHPLLHWIKNNSDLSIKTRMYCSASEECKKRKIWKTRTILPVRYKKIMEEPSVLNREAGDCNSMHVGNKPFPKPPVYVATGEASSLYGQVNHNEQAKCKSSLNTKKSQQQVFPNSLFLDEKRVVERDKRQSVNACPDVNSPFSSSEHKECSDSISTRLSDLKVEKHEASTIRQERCKAPVLSEPNSDTQKANVYSVPDTVSL, via the exons ATGAGGAGTTTACGTCAGATGGGTATCGGCTACGTCACAAGGATCGGTGACGTCACCCATACAAGTGCGTTCCAAGTTGAAGATGATCAGACTCAAGACTCAGACTCAGTGCAAACAACTCATAGCTGCAGCTGGAAATATACCCCAGGGTGGATGATAATACCAAATA acTGGGTTTGTCCCTTTTTCATCGCCTTTGGAGCTTGTATGATATTGGCAACTGTTACCTGTTGCCTGTTTCACTTGCGGAAGACCAGAAACCGGAAAAAGGAGATAACAGAATGGGTGAATGCCATGAAATTTGGGGGGAAAGTGTATCATCCATTATTGCACTGGATTAAGAACAACAGTGATCTATCTATTAAAACTAGAATGTATTGCTCAGCCAGTGAGGAATGCAAGAAAAGAAAGATTTGGAAAACCCGCACCATATTACCAGTGAGATACAAGAAGATAATGGAGGAACCAAGTGTGCTTAATCGTGAAGCAGGTGACTGTAATAGCATGCACGTTGGAAACAAGCCTTTTCCCAAACCACCTGTGTATGTCGCCACTGGTGAAGCCAGTTCCCTATATGGTCAGGTTAATCATAATGAACAAGCCAAGTGTAAGTCTTCCTTAAATACTAAGAAATCCCAGCAGCAAGTCTTTCCAAACTCTCTTTTTCTGGATGAAAAACGTGTGGTGGAACGTGACAAACGGCAATCTGTCAATGCCTGTCCAGATGTAAATAGTCCGTTTAGTTCTTCAGAACACAAGGAGTGTTCAGACTCTATTTCAACTAGATTATCTGATTTAAAAGTGGAAAAGCATGAAGCTTCAACCATCAGACAGGAGCGCTGTAAGGCACCTGTGTTGTCCGAACCAAACTCAGATACCCAGAAAGCCAATGTCTattctgtccctgacactgtCTCTTTGTGA
- the dph2 gene encoding 2-(3-amino-3-carboxypropyl)histidine synthase subunit 2 codes for MTTAFSDDGSKAIQRSTCILENTSRTSFKETDVVYEIEKTCSFITDHGFKKVALQFPDELLIDASAITSKLEKNTTAKLFILGDTSYGSCCVDEVAAEHLEADSIVHYGRACLSPSRRLPVMYVFGQKPVDVHQCVASFRALYPDKCTRVIILCDVIYSYVLEELQQLLHQDYENLVVSTICSGQNEATDPCGADGFLGGGDVDSCSTVKSCSHSCNQVISKFGRHFTISANSDVKDYSMFYVGQESLTLTNFMMTWNQCSFCSFDPVKGVGRRETLNVNRALMKRYYMIERAKDAQVVGILVGTLGVADYLSTIGHLKSIVKQAGKKSYTFVMGKLNAAKLANFMEVDIYVLVACPENSLLDSSEFYRPVITPFEMEVACNQAREWTGEYITDFRDLLPGACCHVEFPDETFNGEETDVSLVTGALRTTHLAKSDWQNKESSTSLIHRNDALAITQSHSAASFLATRSWQGLEQKLGETSVSKAVEGRKGIAIAYEGEDTH; via the exons ATGACTACAGCATTCAGTGATGATGGCTCTAAGGCAATTCAGCGGTCCACATGTATTCTTGAAAATACCAGCAGAACCAGCTTTAAGGAGACTGATGTTGTGTATGAAATTGAGAAGACCTGCAGCTTCATCACAGATCATGGCTTTAAGAAG GTGGCTCTCCAGTTTCCTGATGAACTTCTCATCGATGCCTCTGCCATTACATCAAAACTGGAGAAAAACACCACTGCCAAACTTTTCATATTGGGTGACACATCGTATGGCAG CTGCTGTGTGGATGAAGTAGCTGCTGAGCACCTTGAAGCTGACAGCATAGTACATTATGGAAGGGCATGCCTCAGTCCTTCCAGAAGACTCCCGGTGATGTACGTGTTTGGACAAAAACCAGTGGATGTGCATCAGTGTGTTGCCTCCTTCCGAGCTCTGTATCCAGACAAGTGTACGCGTGTTATAATCCTGTGTGATGTCATCTACTCGTATGTGCTTG AAGAGCTACAGCAACTTCTTCACCAAGATTATGAGAACCTTGTCGTTTCAACGATTTGCAGCGGCCAAAATGAAGCAACTGATCCATGTGGGGCTGATGGCTTCCTTGGTGGAGGTGATGTTGATTCCTGTTCTACCGTCAAATCCTGCAGCCATTCGTGCAATCAAGTTATTTCTAAGTTTGGCCGGCATTTCACCATCAGTGCCAATAGTGACGTGAAAGACTACAGCATGTTCTATGTTGGACAGGAGAGTCTGACGCTGACCAACTTTATGATGACATGGAATCAGTGTTCCTTTTGCTCCTTTGATCCAGTGAAAGGGGTCGGGAGACGTGAAACCCTGAATGTTAACAGGGCTTTAATGAAGCGATACTACATGATTGAAAGAGCCAAGGATGCTCAAGTTGTAGGGATTTTAGTGGGGACTCTTGGTGTCGCTGACTATCTTTCTACTATTGGACATCTTAAATCAATTGTCAAGCAGGCTGGCAAAAAAAGCTACACCTTTGTAATGGGTAAACTGAATGCTGCTAAGCTAGCTAATTTCATGGAGGTGGATATATATGTACTTGTAGCCTGTccagaaaactctctgctggattCCAGTGAATTCTATAGACCGGTTATAACACCATTCGAGATGGAGGTTGCTTGCAATCAAGCAAGGGAATGGACAGGAGAGTACATTACTGACTTCAGGGACCTGCTTCCAG GTGCTTGCTGCCATGTTGAATTTCCAGATGAGACCTTCAATGGTGAGGAGACTGATGTCTCTCTAGTAACTGGAGCCCTGCGAACAACACACTTGGCAAAATCAGACTGGCAGAACAAAGAATCGAGCACATCTCTGATCCACAGGAATGACGCTTTGGCAATTACCCAGTCACATTCGGCAG CCTCGTTCTTAGCAACTAGAAGCTGGCAGGGATTGGAGCAGAAACTAGGAGAGACTTCCGTGTCAAAAGCAGTGGAAGGGCGAAAGGGGATTGCGATTGCCTACGAGGGTGAGGACACGCATTGA